One Candidatus Zixiibacteriota bacterium genomic region harbors:
- a CDS encoding BON domain-containing protein: MKGLDKKIKKKIIDRLYADDRLDATKINVEVEGSRVIFNGQVETDIARQLVSEIALEIENIKSVDNRLDIRFATAQPAEVKFNSQHDLGIDHPSLFDISDRIGSRPSTFVADSIIAESVRVALDRSMYVDADMIDVKVLDGMVVLRGEVANMMAVKAALEIAMYTEGVLNVRSNLIINTDQ, from the coding sequence ATGAAAGGGCTCGATAAGAAAATAAAGAAAAAAATCATCGACCGTCTCTATGCTGACGACAGGCTGGATGCCACCAAAATTAATGTTGAAGTAGAAGGTTCGCGTGTGATTTTCAACGGCCAGGTCGAGACTGATATTGCCAGACAACTGGTTTCAGAAATCGCGCTTGAGATCGAGAACATTAAATCAGTCGACAATCGCCTGGATATACGTTTTGCGACCGCTCAGCCAGCCGAGGTAAAATTTAACAGCCAACACGATCTCGGAATAGACCATCCCAGCCTGTTTGATATTTCCGACCGTATCGGTTCGAGGCCTTCAACTTTCGTAGCCGACAGCATCATCGCCGAGAGTGTTCGCGTAGCGCTGGATCGAAGCATGTATGTCGATGCTGATATGATCGATGTCAAGGTGTTGGATGGTATGGTGGTGCTGAGAGGAGAAGTCGCAAATATGATGGCTGTAAAGGCTGCCCTCGAAATCGCCATGTACACTGAAGGTGTCCTGAACGTGCGCAGTAATCTCATTATTAATACGGACCAATAA
- a CDS encoding alternate F1F0 ATPase, F1 subunit alpha: protein MSYKTKDLRTLLDDTLKVIEESREDYIHELRLYESGRAISVTSSIAWIKGLQGAGYQELLRFAGDLRGMVFNLRPKRLGVVLLDKGAEIPVGSEVRRTRSVVDVPVGEALLGRVVDAVGRPQDGQGQIRSDERLPIEREAPPMIERDPVKKPLQTGVKAVDTLIPIGRGQRELILGDRKTGKTAIAVDTIINQRGRNVACIYCAIGKKSSDIASVIDDLKEYDALDYTTVVATSGEDPPGLKFVAPYAACSMGEYFRDRGQDALVIYDDLTLHARAYRELSLLLRRPPAREAYPGDIFYIHSRLLERATHLNKELGGGSLTALPIIETQAQNISAYIPTNLISITDGQIYLSPKLNRQGILPAIDVGKSVSRVGGKTQLPAYRGLAGDLKLAYSQFEELETFSRFSTRLDEETRAKLKRGEQVREALKQPQYQPISVPEQIAVLVAVNRGLFDRIDTDQVTEASQKVRRVMTDKVEKISAKIQEGEKLSDDDLDKLETLFKQALDLKDSDADS, encoded by the coding sequence ATGAGTTACAAAACTAAAGATCTGAGGACTCTTCTGGACGACACCCTGAAGGTGATAGAAGAATCCAGAGAGGATTACATTCATGAGCTCCGGCTATACGAAAGCGGCCGCGCGATCTCGGTCACTTCCAGTATCGCCTGGATCAAAGGGTTGCAGGGTGCCGGATATCAGGAGCTTCTGCGTTTTGCGGGTGATTTACGCGGTATGGTCTTCAACCTCCGGCCGAAAAGGCTGGGAGTCGTGCTTTTGGATAAAGGGGCTGAAATCCCGGTCGGGAGCGAGGTTCGTCGCACACGCAGTGTGGTCGATGTGCCGGTCGGCGAAGCGCTTCTGGGCCGGGTTGTCGACGCGGTCGGTCGTCCCCAGGATGGACAGGGGCAGATTCGTTCTGATGAGAGACTGCCAATCGAAAGGGAAGCGCCTCCAATGATCGAACGAGATCCGGTCAAAAAACCGCTTCAGACCGGCGTCAAGGCTGTCGATACGCTGATACCGATCGGACGGGGGCAACGCGAATTGATACTGGGCGACCGCAAAACCGGCAAGACCGCGATTGCAGTCGACACGATCATAAATCAACGTGGCCGGAACGTGGCCTGCATTTACTGCGCGATCGGCAAAAAAAGCTCCGATATCGCTTCGGTCATCGACGATTTAAAAGAATATGATGCTCTCGATTATACCACCGTAGTTGCCACATCGGGCGAGGATCCGCCTGGATTGAAATTCGTTGCGCCATACGCCGCCTGTTCGATGGGCGAATATTTCCGAGATCGTGGTCAGGACGCTTTGGTGATTTATGACGATCTGACGCTGCATGCCAGAGCCTACCGCGAACTCTCGCTTTTGTTGAGACGTCCTCCTGCGCGCGAGGCGTATCCGGGTGATATTTTCTATATTCATTCCCGTCTGCTGGAGCGAGCCACTCATTTGAATAAAGAACTCGGCGGCGGTTCGCTGACCGCTCTGCCGATAATCGAGACTCAGGCACAAAACATTTCGGCCTATATCCCGACCAACCTGATCTCGATTACCGACGGACAGATATATCTCTCGCCCAAGCTCAATCGCCAGGGGATTCTGCCGGCTATTGATGTGGGCAAATCGGTTTCCCGTGTGGGCGGCAAGACCCAGCTTCCAGCTTACCGCGGACTGGCCGGCGATCTGAAGCTGGCTTACTCGCAGTTCGAAGAACTGGAAACATTTTCACGTTTCAGCACCCGGCTGGATGAAGAGACCCGCGCCAAGCTGAAACGGGGCGAACAGGTCCGCGAAGCGCTCAAACAGCCCCAGTATCAGCCGATCAGTGTGCCCGAACAGATCGCTGTCCTGGTGGCCGTCAACCGTGGCCTCTTTGACAGAATCGATACCGATCAGGTCACCGAGGCTTCGCAAAAAGTACGCAGGGTGATGACGGACAAAGTGGAAAAAATATCCGCTAAAATCCAAGAAGGTGAAAAGCTCTCTGACGACGATCTGGATAAATTGGAAACATTGTTTAAGCAAGCCCTCGATCTGAAGGATTCAGATGCTGACTCTTGA
- a CDS encoding F0F1 ATP synthase subunit gamma codes for MLTLEALQHKISSGEDLLSVVKTMKAMAAVSIRQYEKAVESAEAYFDTVELGFRALFRRGRNIGDLIAGYQKTETTIVLAVGSDQGMCGQFNERIFGLMENGLNELENENQNLRVLAIGAKLSGLISSSDTELKQTFRAPASIRTVSSTVEEILFYLSQVGSEVGIFSLHLYYNAKSSGSSYEPLHIMLLPFGLNYAENLREKGWQSDQIPSFRISSRQLLSSLTRQYMFAGLYRALAESLASENASRLAAMQAAEKNIEERLKQYTTEYHHQRQESITSELLDMVAGFEALTGDDEDEEEDSDEDSVSGM; via the coding sequence ATGCTGACTCTTGAAGCTCTGCAACACAAAATCTCAAGCGGTGAAGACCTCTTATCAGTAGTCAAGACCATGAAGGCGATGGCGGCAGTCAGTATTCGTCAGTATGAAAAGGCGGTCGAATCAGCAGAGGCCTACTTTGATACGGTAGAACTTGGATTTCGGGCGCTCTTTCGTCGGGGTCGAAATATCGGCGACCTGATTGCTGGTTACCAGAAGACCGAGACAACGATAGTCCTCGCGGTCGGTTCGGATCAGGGGATGTGCGGTCAGTTCAATGAGAGGATTTTTGGCCTGATGGAAAACGGCTTGAATGAATTGGAAAACGAAAATCAAAACCTCAGAGTTCTGGCGATTGGTGCCAAGCTGAGCGGTTTGATATCGAGTTCTGATACTGAATTAAAACAAACATTCCGCGCCCCCGCTTCGATTCGCACTGTATCCAGCACGGTCGAGGAAATCCTGTTTTATCTGAGTCAGGTCGGCAGCGAGGTGGGCATTTTCAGCCTGCATCTCTACTACAATGCCAAAAGTTCCGGTTCCAGCTATGAGCCGCTTCATATCATGCTTCTGCCTTTCGGTCTAAACTATGCGGAAAATTTGAGAGAGAAAGGCTGGCAGAGCGACCAGATTCCTTCTTTTCGGATTTCAAGTCGTCAATTGTTGTCGTCACTGACTCGGCAGTATATGTTCGCCGGTCTCTACCGTGCCCTGGCGGAATCACTGGCCAGCGAAAACGCCAGCCGACTGGCGGCAATGCAGGCGGCCGAGAAAAACATCGAGGAGCGACTAAAGCAGTATACCACCGAATACCACCACCAGAGACAGGAAAGCATTACCTCTGAGCTTCTGGATATGGTGGCCGGATTCGAAGCCCTGACCGGTGATGACGAAGATGAAGAGGAGGATAGTGATGAAGACAGCGTTTCTGGAATGTGA
- a CDS encoding BON domain-containing protein, whose translation MPRVDEEIKKDVVDQLYWDDRVDASDIKVKVDSGEVELSGTVPYYSTRRVAQNDSWNVLGVRALENRLRVDYPETVPVPSDAEIQANLIDLFRLDPELDHSKITPTVESGRVRLEGEVNKLWKKAWVENLVEGAYGVTEIDNRITVVPTESLVDTAIAEDLQAALRRNIYVAEEEIDIKVQDGVVTILGTVDDWISARAAYNTALYTAGATDVINKMVIAKK comes from the coding sequence ATGCCTCGAGTAGACGAAGAAATCAAAAAGGATGTAGTTGATCAGTTGTATTGGGATGACCGCGTGGATGCTTCTGACATCAAAGTTAAAGTTGATTCGGGCGAAGTCGAACTCTCGGGTACAGTCCCGTATTATTCGACACGGCGGGTTGCCCAGAATGACAGCTGGAATGTTCTCGGAGTGAGAGCCCTTGAAAACCGGCTGAGAGTCGATTACCCGGAAACGGTTCCGGTACCTTCAGATGCGGAAATACAGGCTAATCTGATCGATCTTTTCAGACTCGATCCGGAGTTGGATCATTCGAAAATAACACCGACGGTTGAATCCGGAAGAGTCCGGCTGGAAGGTGAAGTAAATAAACTCTGGAAAAAAGCCTGGGTAGAAAATCTGGTTGAAGGTGCCTACGGCGTTACTGAGATAGATAACCGGATAACTGTGGTCCCGACCGAAAGCTTAGTTGATACCGCTATCGCGGAAGATCTGCAGGCGGCCCTGCGTCGAAATATCTATGTCGCAGAAGAAGAGATCGATATTAAAGTGCAGGATGGTGTGGTGACTATTCTTGGCACGGTCGACGATTGGATTTCCGCACGTGCTGCTTATAATACTGCTCTCTACACTGCTGGTGCGACCGATGTCATCAACAAAATGGTAATAGCGAAGAAGTAA
- a CDS encoding hydroxyacid dehydrogenase, which yields MKTAFLECEEWEKQIIQDLLKIDHIKFSEKELSAENVENYADFEIISTFIYSDLDLKVLEKLDNLKMIATRSTGFDHIDMDYCKENDIIVSNVPTYGSRTVAEHVFGLLLTISHNLTEAIDRTRKGDFSQEGLSGFDLHGKILGIIGTGKIGRRAIEIARGFAMQVLAFDVKPDEELADKFGFEYVDFDQLLEESDVISLHVPANKKTRHMIAKDQFEKMKAGVVLINTSRGSVIDVEALVNALGSGKVRAAGLDVLPEEPVIREEAELLRSVFRREHDLETLLANHILLRLRNVVVTPHSAFNTREAVTRILKTSAENIRSFMEGKPQNEVSG from the coding sequence ATGAAGACAGCGTTTCTGGAATGTGAAGAATGGGAAAAGCAAATCATACAGGATCTTTTAAAAATTGACCATATCAAATTCTCCGAAAAGGAATTATCGGCTGAAAATGTTGAAAATTATGCCGACTTCGAGATAATTTCAACTTTCATCTATTCAGATCTCGACCTGAAGGTGCTTGAGAAACTGGATAATCTAAAGATGATCGCCACCCGTTCGACCGGATTCGACCATATCGATATGGATTACTGCAAAGAAAATGATATCATTGTCTCCAACGTCCCCACTTACGGCTCGCGGACTGTGGCTGAACATGTCTTCGGACTTTTATTGACGATCAGTCATAACCTGACTGAAGCGATCGATCGCACCCGCAAGGGTGATTTCTCGCAGGAAGGCCTTTCAGGATTCGATCTTCACGGAAAAATCCTGGGGATAATCGGTACCGGAAAGATTGGTCGTCGCGCGATTGAAATCGCCCGGGGGTTTGCTATGCAGGTTCTGGCTTTCGATGTGAAACCGGATGAGGAACTGGCCGATAAATTCGGTTTCGAGTATGTCGATTTCGACCAGCTTTTGGAAGAATCGGATGTGATCAGTTTGCATGTGCCTGCCAACAAAAAGACCCGGCATATGATAGCGAAAGATCAGTTCGAGAAGATGAAAGCGGGAGTGGTTCTGATCAATACCTCGCGCGGTTCGGTGATCGATGTCGAGGCTCTGGTCAATGCCCTGGGAAGCGGAAAAGTTCGAGCGGCAGGTCTGGATGTGTTACCCGAAGAGCCTGTAATTCGCGAGGAGGCCGAGCTTCTGCGCAGTGTTTTCCGTCGTGAACACGACCTGGAGACTCTTCTGGCCAATCATATCCTGCTCAGGCTTCGCAATGTCGTAGTCACTCCCCACAGCGCTTTCAATACCAGAGAAGCGGTAACCCGGATTCTGAAAACCTCGGCTGAAAATATACGCTCATTCATGGAAGGCAAACCACAAAATGAAGTCAGCGGTTAA
- a CDS encoding MBL fold metallo-hydrolase, whose translation MKLKFIGTRGNIEAKNRRHRRHSSLLVSYNNQNLMIDCGKDWRGNFQKYSPQAILLTHAHPDHAFGLKDGAPCPVYATSTSWKKLDDLEIDDKRKLSTDKKHTVKGIEVKACTVEHSLKAPAVGFRMKAGRHQIFYAPDLVYIHERSRALKGVDVYIGDGATIDRSFVRKRGDYLIGHAPVRTQLTWCQKENVDFALITHCGSQIVESDERKLGAKLRRMAGERGVSVKIAYDGMETVLS comes from the coding sequence ATGAAACTGAAATTTATTGGCACTCGGGGAAATATTGAAGCAAAAAACAGAAGACACCGCCGTCACAGCTCCCTTCTGGTGAGTTACAACAATCAGAATTTGATGATCGACTGTGGCAAAGACTGGCGGGGAAATTTTCAGAAGTATTCCCCGCAGGCGATTCTGTTAACTCATGCTCATCCTGACCATGCTTTCGGTTTGAAGGATGGTGCGCCCTGCCCGGTCTACGCTACGTCTACAAGCTGGAAGAAACTGGACGATCTTGAAATAGATGATAAACGCAAACTGAGTACTGATAAAAAGCACACGGTGAAAGGGATCGAGGTGAAAGCCTGCACGGTCGAGCATTCTTTAAAAGCTCCGGCTGTCGGTTTTCGAATGAAAGCGGGACGACATCAGATCTTCTACGCTCCTGATCTGGTGTACATCCATGAACGAAGCAGGGCCTTAAAAGGTGTGGATGTGTATATCGGTGATGGAGCCACGATCGACCGCTCTTTTGTGCGTAAACGCGGTGATTACCTGATCGGCCATGCGCCTGTGCGGACACAGCTTACCTGGTGTCAGAAAGAGAACGTCGATTTTGCATTGATCACTCATTGCGGTTCGCAGATCGTCGAAAGCGATGAGCGCAAGCTGGGCGCAAAATTGCGCCGGATGGCCGGGGAACGCGGTGTCTCAGTCAAGATCGCTTATGATGGCATGGAAACCGTGCTGAGTTAA
- a CDS encoding CBS domain-containing protein, translating to MFDKGIHLFTLFGFEVRLNWTWLILAVLITWSLATGFFPAYSPDMQTSTYWWMGVVGTIGLFFSIVFHELSHSLVARRYGIPMHGITLFVFGGMAQMHQEPHNPKSEILMSLAGPIASIVIGLMFLGVNYIGGQALGQTAVGVVIGYLGIINLILAAFNLIPAFPLDGGRILRSVLWARGKDLRRATRISSRIGSGFGIFLIVMGVLDFIGGNFIGGVWLALIGMFLRSISKNSYQQLLMRKALEGEPIKRFMKTDPVTVEPSITLEDLVENYIYRYHHKLYPVTRNGELLGCVSLPQVKQFSREQWEKHTVDDVVRKCDENNTVDENTDSVRIMSRMRKNGNSRMIVTKNGQLAGVITLKDLLEFLSLKVDLEEVA from the coding sequence TTGTTCGATAAGGGAATTCATCTGTTTACATTGTTTGGCTTTGAAGTCAGGTTAAACTGGACCTGGTTGATTTTAGCCGTACTGATAACATGGTCACTGGCGACCGGTTTTTTTCCAGCTTACAGCCCTGATATGCAAACTTCTACATATTGGTGGATGGGGGTAGTCGGGACGATCGGATTGTTTTTCTCGATCGTGTTCCATGAGTTGTCTCATTCGCTGGTGGCTCGACGCTATGGAATTCCGATGCACGGGATAACGTTGTTCGTATTCGGAGGGATGGCTCAGATGCATCAAGAGCCACATAATCCAAAATCGGAAATCCTGATGTCTCTGGCGGGTCCGATTGCCAGCATTGTTATTGGATTAATGTTTCTGGGAGTAAACTATATTGGTGGTCAGGCTCTTGGTCAAACCGCTGTGGGCGTTGTGATAGGTTACCTGGGTATTATCAATTTGATTCTGGCCGCTTTCAACCTTATTCCCGCTTTTCCACTCGACGGCGGAAGAATTCTGCGATCTGTGCTCTGGGCGCGCGGCAAAGATTTGCGTAGAGCGACCCGGATTTCCTCCAGAATCGGATCTGGATTCGGGATATTTTTGATCGTTATGGGTGTTCTGGATTTTATTGGCGGTAACTTTATCGGCGGAGTCTGGTTGGCATTGATTGGGATGTTTTTGCGCAGTATCTCGAAGAACTCGTACCAGCAGTTGCTTATGCGCAAAGCGCTCGAGGGTGAACCGATCAAGCGCTTCATGAAAACCGATCCGGTGACGGTTGAACCTTCCATTACACTCGAGGATCTGGTTGAAAACTATATTTACCGTTACCATCACAAGCTTTACCCGGTCACTCGTAACGGCGAGCTTCTGGGATGTGTCAGCCTTCCGCAGGTCAAACAGTTCTCACGAGAACAATGGGAGAAGCATACGGTCGACGATGTGGTTCGGAAGTGTGACGAAAATAACACCGTTGATGAAAATACAGATTCGGTCAGGATTATGTCGAGGATGCGCAAAAACGGCAATAGCAGGATGATCGTAACCAAAAACGGTCAACTGGCGGGAGTGATTACACTCAAAGACCTGCTGGAATTTCTTTCATTGAAAGTTGATCTGGAGGAGGTCGCTTAA
- a CDS encoding Fpg/Nei family DNA glycosylase: MPELPDVEVFRRYFNQTALNKNVKDLPVVEDDLLDNTSPRSIKRNLEKQAFESTERHGKYLFAHTDNDRTLVLHFGMTGFLKYFKNKDEQPEHTRLMIDFENGYHLAYDSQRKLGLVGLTADVDKFAIEKELGRDAFDPALDFNSFRDILSEKRGMLKSALMDQKTIAGIGNIYSDEIFFDAGLHPARKVEELSDNQLQSLYSSLRKVLKKAIEAKADPDRMPRTWLLPNRAEGRKCPRCDGEIATAKIAGRTSYLCLNHQKTSS; this comes from the coding sequence ATGCCGGAGCTTCCGGATGTTGAGGTTTTCAGGAGATATTTCAACCAGACAGCTTTGAATAAGAATGTCAAAGACTTACCTGTAGTCGAAGATGATTTGCTCGATAATACTTCACCACGAAGTATCAAACGAAATTTAGAGAAACAAGCTTTTGAATCGACCGAAAGGCATGGGAAATACCTGTTTGCGCATACTGACAACGACAGGACACTAGTTTTGCATTTCGGTATGACCGGTTTTTTGAAGTATTTTAAAAACAAAGATGAGCAACCGGAGCATACCCGTTTGATGATAGATTTCGAAAATGGTTATCATCTGGCATACGACAGCCAAAGGAAACTTGGCCTGGTGGGATTGACTGCCGACGTCGACAAGTTTGCCATAGAGAAAGAACTCGGTAGAGACGCATTCGATCCTGCTTTGGACTTCAACAGCTTTCGTGATATCCTATCTGAAAAACGCGGGATGCTCAAATCAGCATTGATGGATCAGAAGACTATTGCAGGTATCGGCAATATATACTCCGATGAGATTTTCTTCGATGCCGGTCTTCATCCGGCCCGGAAAGTAGAGGAACTCTCGGACAACCAGCTTCAGAGTTTGTATTCATCATTACGAAAGGTCCTTAAAAAGGCGATCGAGGCAAAAGCTGATCCTGACAGGATGCCGCGCACATGGCTTCTACCAAACCGCGCAGAAGGGAGGAAGTGTCCGCGCTGCGATGGTGAAATAGCAACTGCTAAGATCGCCGGCAGGACATCGTATTTGTGCTTAAACCATCAGAAAACGAGTAGCTGA
- a CDS encoding BamA/TamA family outer membrane protein: MNTSCFNRPFSIFVMTLFLVFADAFMPDLSAQYFGRNKVQYEDFDFNIIETDNFKIYHYAEEGQAAEDASYMAERWYRRFSRLFNHEIKNKQPLILYANHADFKQTNVIQGLINQSVGGVTEGLRQRVVIPMTGVYSEDNHVLGHELAHAFQYDIAKELGVRLSRMGRLPLFFIEGTSEYLSIGRGDVLTSMWMRDAVIHDDLPGIEELSWNRRYFPYRWGHAFMAYVAGRLGDDVVFDLYAGTLKNSWTKALETVLGDSLKAVSDDWRRTIRDEYLPQVKNRTHPDSLGKKVISGQEGMNLAPSISPDGRYLAFVSNRELFTLNLYLADANSGEILDELVSSNTDAHFDALRFTNSSGGWSPDSKKIAFVVFKDGDNAVAVLDVKSRDVEKVIPFEQVDNLNDLAFSPDGSKIAITGTSGGISDLYIYDFQTETIEQLTDDRYAEIQPDWSPDGKTIAFATDRGKGTDFERLVFERMNIGLLNLAENDVELLLISPDAKHIEPQFSADGESLYFVSDPDGFSNLYRYSFSEQSYYKLTDVATGISGLTELSPTMSIAPGDNLAAFTVFSKMEYGIHTLDLNQVNELPYSGEADALANNSNLPPAVYESFVNSYILAENTRRPELSKFYRNEYSPSLDLIYAGRSMLGVAVDRYGASLGGAVNLLYSDMLGNHLLNVTAQINGGLKDLGGQVLYINRDNRINWGAMIGHIPYQTARMFTGYDTVTVNGDQVIAREYELVRERVFSERASLMAEYPLSQNRRFEVSSGYNHISYDREVDRVFVAGGIVVDREEEDLEGPAQLNLWQSSLAYVGDYSFFGFTSPVAGKRFRFEVEPTLGSLRYLTLLLDYRHYFHFRPATLAFRAVHLGRYLEDSESDRLSELYLGNETMVRGYSLGSFDLSECTDFNEEQGCVEVDRLIGSRLAVFNAELRLPLLGNSQYGLINFPTLPTELSFFFDGGLAWKKGQHPKLDWSNESERRVPVFSAGVSARVNLFGYLVSQFYLAVPFQRPNTDTQFGFVIAPGW; the protein is encoded by the coding sequence ATGAACACAAGCTGTTTTAATCGTCCCTTTTCCATATTCGTAATGACACTATTTCTCGTTTTTGCAGATGCGTTCATGCCGGATTTGTCTGCACAGTATTTCGGTCGCAACAAAGTGCAGTACGAAGATTTTGATTTCAATATAATCGAAACCGACAATTTTAAGATTTATCATTATGCTGAAGAGGGACAGGCGGCTGAGGACGCGTCGTATATGGCCGAACGCTGGTACCGACGTTTTTCAAGACTCTTCAATCACGAGATAAAAAACAAACAGCCTTTGATCCTGTATGCCAATCATGCTGATTTTAAGCAGACAAATGTCATCCAGGGACTGATCAATCAATCAGTCGGTGGTGTGACTGAAGGCCTGCGTCAACGCGTAGTGATCCCCATGACTGGTGTTTACAGTGAGGACAATCATGTTCTCGGCCATGAACTGGCCCATGCGTTTCAGTACGATATCGCCAAAGAGCTGGGTGTCAGGCTCTCCAGAATGGGACGACTGCCACTATTCTTCATTGAAGGCACATCGGAATACCTGTCGATCGGTCGCGGGGATGTGCTTACCTCAATGTGGATGCGTGACGCGGTTATTCATGATGATCTGCCGGGAATCGAAGAGCTCTCCTGGAATCGGCGTTACTTCCCATACCGCTGGGGACACGCTTTTATGGCCTATGTCGCGGGGCGTCTTGGGGATGATGTCGTATTCGACCTGTATGCGGGTACTCTTAAGAATAGCTGGACCAAAGCTCTTGAAACAGTCCTGGGCGACAGCCTCAAGGCGGTTTCAGATGATTGGAGACGGACAATTCGCGATGAGTATCTTCCCCAGGTAAAAAACCGAACCCATCCGGACAGCCTCGGCAAAAAGGTCATTTCCGGTCAGGAAGGGATGAATCTGGCTCCGTCAATAAGTCCCGATGGGCGCTATCTGGCATTTGTATCGAACCGTGAATTGTTTACGCTGAACCTGTATCTGGCCGACGCCAATAGCGGTGAAATTTTGGATGAGCTGGTCAGCTCAAATACCGATGCCCATTTCGATGCCCTCCGATTTACGAACTCTTCGGGGGGATGGTCGCCGGATTCGAAAAAAATCGCTTTTGTTGTATTTAAAGATGGCGACAATGCCGTTGCTGTTCTCGATGTAAAATCACGAGATGTGGAAAAAGTGATTCCATTTGAACAGGTCGATAACTTAAATGATCTGGCATTTTCTCCCGATGGTAGTAAAATTGCAATAACTGGTACCAGCGGAGGTATCAGCGACCTGTACATTTACGATTTCCAAACAGAGACGATTGAACAATTAACTGATGATCGCTATGCAGAAATACAGCCCGACTGGTCGCCCGATGGCAAAACCATCGCTTTCGCCACTGATCGCGGAAAAGGAACAGATTTTGAAAGGCTCGTTTTCGAGCGTATGAATATCGGCCTGTTGAACCTGGCCGAGAATGACGTTGAATTGCTGCTGATTTCACCCGATGCCAAGCATATTGAACCGCAGTTTTCCGCCGATGGTGAAAGCTTGTACTTTGTTTCCGATCCCGATGGCTTTTCCAATTTGTATCGTTACTCATTCTCGGAACAGAGCTACTATAAGCTGACTGATGTGGCTACCGGTATTTCCGGTCTGACCGAGCTTTCACCTACCATGTCGATTGCTCCCGGTGATAATTTAGCGGCCTTTACGGTCTTCAGCAAAATGGAATACGGGATCCATACGCTAGATTTGAACCAGGTTAATGAACTGCCCTATTCCGGGGAAGCTGACGCGCTGGCAAACAATTCAAACCTGCCTCCAGCTGTTTATGAGAGTTTCGTGAATAGCTATATTCTGGCCGAAAACACCCGCCGTCCGGAACTGTCGAAATTCTACCGCAATGAGTATTCGCCCTCGCTGGATCTAATCTACGCCGGAAGATCAATGCTTGGTGTGGCAGTAGATCGCTATGGCGCTTCGCTGGGCGGGGCAGTCAATCTTCTCTACAGCGATATGCTCGGCAATCATCTTTTAAATGTTACTGCGCAGATTAACGGCGGACTTAAGGACCTGGGTGGGCAGGTTCTATACATAAATCGCGATAACCGTATAAACTGGGGCGCTATGATCGGGCATATACCGTATCAGACAGCCCGCATGTTTACCGGTTATGATACAGTCACGGTCAATGGCGATCAGGTCATTGCTCGTGAGTATGAACTTGTACGCGAAAGAGTCTTTAGTGAAAGAGCTTCGCTCATGGCCGAGTATCCACTCAGCCAGAATCGCAGATTTGAAGTCTCGAGCGGATATAATCATATCAGTTATGACCGTGAGGTCGACCGGGTCTTTGTTGCCGGAGGAATTGTAGTTGACCGGGAAGAGGAGGATCTGGAAGGTCCCGCTCAACTGAATCTGTGGCAGAGCTCTCTGGCCTATGTCGGCGACTATTCATTTTTCGGGTTTACCTCGCCGGTGGCTGGAAAGCGTTTTCGTTTTGAAGTCGAGCCGACCCTGGGTTCGCTTCGGTATCTGACTCTGCTTTTGGATTATCGCCATTATTTCCATTTCCGACCGGCAACCCTTGCTTTTCGCGCAGTTCATCTGGGGCGCTACCTGGAGGACTCTGAAAGTGACCGTCTTTCCGAGTTGTATCTCGGTAATGAGACGATGGTGCGTGGCTACAGCCTGGGATCGTTCGATTTATCGGAATGTACCGATTTCAATGAAGAACAAGGATGTGTTGAAGTTGACCGCCTGATCGGATCGAGGCTGGCAGTTTTCAATGCTGAATTGCGTCTGCCTCTTTTGGGCAACAGCCAGTACGGGTTGATAAATTTTCCGACACTTCCGACCGAGCTCAGTTTCTTTTTCGATGGTGGTCTGGCATGGAAAAAAGGTCAGCATCCAAAGCTGGACTGGTCTAATGAATCGGAGCGCAGAGTACCTGTCTTTAGTGCCGGCGTGTCGGCCCGGGTAAACCTCTTTGGTTATCTCGTCAGCCAGTTTTACCTGGCAGTGCCGTTTCAAAGACCAAATACTGATACGCAATTCGGTTTCGTGATCGCGCCGGGCTGGTAA